A window of Rhododendron vialii isolate Sample 1 chromosome 13a, ASM3025357v1 contains these coding sequences:
- the LOC131312491 gene encoding uncharacterized protein LOC131312491 isoform X2 has translation MSVGYDSGLDTTTVKSRSNQAVAIEETLNRNPEPLAFVKNEEEKRVAAQQAKTTAMTSREQTMKNIPLLLIGCGGVGRQLLQHIVSCRSIHAKQKLHLRVVGICDSKTLLVPLDVFTMELDDAFLLEVCQAKLKGSSLLTVSNSGQHKVFSNPESMGKIIDIAALLARSTGLTVIDCSASSDTTGVLSRVAELGCCVVMANKKPLSSSMEDYEKLLACPRRIRHESTVGAGLPVIASLNRMLSSGDLVHCIVGSLSGTLGFVMSEVEDGKPFSQVVRSAKNLGYTEPDPRDDLSGMDVARKALILARLLGKRIVLNDIKVESLYPEEMGPSTMSIASFLENGLPLLDKGIQERVEKASSNGNVLRYVCLIDDLRCEVGIQELPKDTPLGRLRGSDNVEVT, from the exons ATGTCCGTCGGTTATGATTCGGGTTTGGATACGACAACTGTAAAATCCAGATCAAATCAAGCCG TTGCCATAGAAGAAACCCTAAACAGAAACCCAGAACCCTTGGCCTTTGTcaaaaacgaagaagaaaagagagtaGCAGCACAGCAAGCGAAAACCACTGCGATGACTTCAAGGGAACAAACAATGAAGAATATCCCTCTTCTGCTGATTGGCTGTGGAGGGGTTGGACGTCAACTCCTCCAGCACATCGTCTCCTGCAGATCCATTCATGCTAAACAG AAATTGCACTTGCGAGTTGTGGGAATATGCGATAGTAAAACGTTACTCGTTCCATTGGATGTGTTCACCATGGAGTTAGATGATGCCTTTCTTCTTGAAGTTTGTCAGGCCAAGTTGAAAGGCTCTTCTCTGCTGACAGTTAGTAATTCAG GTCAACATAAGGTGTTTTCGAACCCAGAAAGTATGGGAAAAATCATCGACATTGCAGCCCTTCTGGCTAGATCCACAG GTTTGACAGTCATTGACTGCTCTGCCAGTTCTGATACTACCGGAGTGCTCAGCCGAGTGGCAGAGTTGGGTTGTTGTGTTGTGATGGCCAATAAGAAGCCTCTTAGTTCTTCTATG GAGGATTATGAGAAATTGCTTGCATGCCCACGTCGCATTCGACATGAGTCAACT GTTGGTGCCGGCCTCCCTGTCATAGCATCCTTAAACCGGATGCTTTCATCTGGAGACTTGGTTCACTGTATTGTCGGGAGCTTAAGCG GTACACTGGGGTTTGTAATGAGCGAGGTAGAAGATGGAAAGCCGTTCAGCCAAGTTGTTAGATCTGCAAAAAATCTTGGTTACACTGAACCAG ATCCTCGTGACGATCTCAGCGGGATGGATGTAGCAAGAAAG GCTTTGATCCTTGCTCGACTTCTTGGTAAGCGGATTGTCTTGAACGACATCAAG GTTGAAAGCTTATATCCTGAAGAAATGGGACCAAGTACAATGTCTATTGCATCTTTTTTGGAGAATGGCCTTCCACTGCTTGATAAAGGCATCCAAGAGAGGGTTGAAAAGGCTTCTTCAAATGGCAATGTGCTTCGTTATGTTTGCTTGATTGATGACTTAAG